GTTAATATCGCATGTTTTTATAATGCCGTTTGTAATTGTATCATgtgttttcttttttaaacaaagaacTTTAATGGTATCATATTACACCACAATTTACATTTACAGTCGTATCATATGAAAATTTTATTCAAGTATACATAGTTTTTCGATTATGTGCTTGTGAATATGATTGATACTTAGATAATCTTTTGCCAACAAGAAGATCAAGACATATCACATCATTTGCCAAACTCACACAATAAATAGGTATATTAATAGACATATTAATTCTTTAGGAGAGTGGATTAATTTTTTTGCTAATGGATCTTTCATTCCAATTTGCTCTCACTTTTACTATCTTCATGTTCATGTTACTAAAACTCTTGAAGCGGCCGAAAGTACAGATGGGTTCAACGCGCAGTCTACCTCCTGGGCCATGGAAACTACCTCTCATAGGAAGTATTCATCACTTACAAAGTTCACTTCCTCATCAACGTTTTAAATATTTGGCCAACAAATATGGACCGTTGATGCACCTACAACTAGGTGAACTCGCGGTAGTAGTAGTGTCTTCACCTGAAACAGCAAAACAAGTCATGAAAACTCATGATGTAAACTTTGCTGATAGGCCTTATCTTTATGCATACGATATAATATGTAATGGTGCTACAAGTATTAGTTTTTCGCCACATGGCGATAATTGGAGACGCCTTCGCAAGATATGTTCTCAAGAGCTTTTGAGCCCAGCCCGTGTGCAATCATTTGAGTTTGCACGCGAACAAGAGGTCTCAAAGTTTATAAAGGCCATTAGTGAACATATAGGAGAAGAGATTAATCTTAGTGAAATGATATTTTCATTAACATATGAGATCACTGCAAGATTAGCATTTGGTAAGAAATGTAAAGATCAAGAAGCATTTATTGAACTTGTGAAGGAAGCTTTGGTTGCAAGTGCAGGATTTAATATTTCAGATTTTTACCCTTCTTATACTTTGCTTCGTTCTTTAACCGGATTAAAAGCACAAGTAGAGAAAATCCGGGGGAGGTACGATGAGATTCTTGGGAATATCATTAAAGAGCATATGGATAAAAAGGTCAATGctgttgaagatgaagatgaagatgaagatcaagATCAAGATCAAGATCTTGTCGATGTTCTTTTGAGATTTGAggaacatggtgaatctgaatttccCTTGTCGATGGCTGATATTAAAGCAGTTATCGTGGTCAGTAATTATTCTCTAATAAAGTTGACCGTATCACTAATTTCAAAGTCAACATCAAATATGTGACTTTATAATCATTAGACTTTTCAATACATAAAAATGGATTATTCTGCTTAAAAGTTATAAATAGAAAAAAGGTTCTTAAAACAACCATAATAAAGTGTCCATTATCAAATATTTGTCATACCATTAACTATTTTATAATTAAACGTACTTATCTAAAGCTCCATTTTGAGACTAAGCAATGTCTCACCTCTAGGGATGACATCCGCGGGGCGATAGGCGCATATCATTTATATTTTCGACCCTCCTGCTAGTAACTTCTTTATCAATGAGGGTCCGCTTAACCTTCAACGCGTACTATTTTCCGTTCGTGCCTGTGACCCGCGAATACTCGTGACTTGCAAGTAAATCCAAAGGTTATTGAAATATACAATTTTACTGATTTAAACAAGGTAACCCATTAACAAAAACTAAAAAATATACATTAAATGACGTAAAAATTAAGTAATTTACTTATATGTATTATTTTATagtaatttattattttattacagATATAAAGTTTTTAAATTTAATCATTGTATGCGTACATCCACGGGTAAGCTAAATAAACTTCATAGATTAGCAAATCGAGTTTTACACAAGATGTATAGTGCATACCCGTGATCCGCCCTTGACTTGTCGATAGGTATAAAATTTTACCTGTACTTGTGTCCGCGGGTAAGATTTCATGATTTTACCTTTATCGAGGGACGTATACCCCTGGGCACACCGTTATCAACTCGACCTACTTAATTAATCCCCTTTCGCGCAGGAGATCTTTGTTGGTGGAAGCGAAACTTCGTCTACAATGGTAGAGTGGGTGATGGCAGAAATGATGAAGAACCCAAGTATTTTGGTAAAAGCACAAACCGAAATACGCCAACTTGTCAAAAGAAGAGGATCAGTTAATGGAGCATCTATACAAGAATTAGTCTTCTTAAAGATGATTATTAAAGAAACTTTAAGACTACATCCTTCAACCCCTTTGTTACTTCCTAGAGAAAGCAGAGAGAGATGTGAGATCAACGGTTACGAAATACCAGCCAGAACTAAAGTTTTAGTCAACGCGTGGGCCATAGGAAGAGATCCAAACTGGTGGAATGAACCTGAGAAGTTTGATCCTGAAAGATTCCTGAATGGTTCAATAGATTTCAGAGGGCATAACTATGAGTACATACCGTTTGGAGCTGGAAGACGAGTATGTCCTGGTATATCTTTTGGATTAGCAAATATCGAGCTTCAGTTGATCAAATTACTTCACCATTTTGACTGGAAACTGCCTGACGGAATAACATCTGAAAACCTTGATATGACTGAATCATTTGGTGTCACTGCTAGAAGAAAAGGTGCCCTGAATTTGGTACCTATTGCTTACTATCCTTAAATGTAGACAGTTTGGTAATAAGAATAAGAATTACGGAGTAACTGATAAGAAGTTATGTTTAGTAATCTGCCTATACAATTacactagcctttaagagcccgtgcgttgcacggctggTCTTAATCAAACAAATTGGGAACGTATATGGTTAAGTTTTTTTGCTTTACTCAAAACACATAGATTAAGGCTATTAATACCGACATTAGCAAAACACAAAACACATTAGCAACAGTAGCAAATAAAAATGTAAGAACATCACCAAAAGTTGCATAACTGAAATATTGTGTTACATAAATAACAACGATTAAGGCTTACTAAATCCGACATGCTTAAGAGCCCGTGCGTATAGAGCCCGTGCATATAGAGCTCGTGCCTTTATGAGGTATTCAACCCGAAAAATCAAATAATACAAAACCAAATACTAATAATGCAAACATCTCTATCCATATATCCAAATGGATAGAACCATCATATAGTCTTAAAGACCATAAACTGAATAATGTTGAAtaaaaattctaaaaataaaaGGTCTTTATCAAGTAATGACTCACAATAGCTAATTGCATTAAGCTGTGAAGGAATAGTTGCTAACTTGCTACCATATGAATAAACAATCACAagcataataacaataaaataacaaTCAGAAGAGGAAGCTTACCTCCATGAACCGTAGGAAACCAAATACTAATAAAGAAAGACATTACCTTGTTCTTACATTCTTATCAGAGAATGCTGTTATCGGCTGACATAATCTACAATCATTAATGACAATGAAGCAAAGAATGAATTACCATCATAAATTGGCTTATAATGTTTATATTGTATAACAGTACACAATCAAAGCTTGTAATTTTTTGTCGTGTTTGAGCGTGTTATTATGAGTCATATAACTACGTAAAGTGATAAAGGTTCAAGAGTATATCAAACGAAGACTAACCTCATTCTTAAAGTCCTTAAGAAAAGCTCCCAAATTTAAATTCAACACACATTTTGATAACGAACTGCAATGTTTAGATCATCAATAACATGTCATCAAAAAACATCATAAACATAGTAATGCCTGTTACTATCTTGATTTCTAAGCAACATACTCTCTGATTTACAGACCATTTGGTTTTCATACCCTCAAATGTTAAGGTAGCGGACTAAGGCCTAAATCGGATAACTTATTTATTCTTTTCAAATCTGCAAGAACATTTTCTAGTTTGAGGTCACGGTGATAAACGCTTTTATCGTGACAATAGTTAACTCCACATAGCTAACCGAttgaacatatatatacatataatgaacTTGTAGTGCAATAAATCCTTAAGTCGGTTATTTATAGCATAACTTACATTTTTAGCACAACTGTTGTTCAATCAAATGCAAGACACAATTAACCCTGTAACAGCCCCTTATCTACTTATGAGATGAGGGTGTTTTTTTCTTTGGTTGTACAGTAAGAGACAAACAACGAACACTAAAAATTGAAGTTAATTTAGAGTTATCTACAAAGTTACATGGAGGTTTTCAAGAATACGAATTTAGTCTGACTTTGATCATTCTAAACTGAATTCAATCTCAAAATTCCAAAAATCCTCTAATTTAACTCCATGTAACTTTGTagatattaaataaaatattactCATTATTGTTTTTGTGACCTATTCGAATATGTGTAGGTGATCCAACCCGCCCAAATTGCCATGTCAACAACAATAGAAGTTGGATCAGCAAAAATGCACAAGTGAGATACAATCTCAATTCCTTATGAGACGGATAATTGTATAATCGGTTTAATTAAGTGAGACATTATAATCGGTTTAAATTGTATAATTGTCATCTTTATGAGACCGATTACGTAATCTCACCAAAATAAAATCTCAAAGTGAATAATGAATCTAAATAAGTGTAGAAATTACCTCCTGAATTAAATATTCATGAATTAAGCACCTGCTTTGGTGAAGGTTCATAGCATAATCACAACCTGATTATATTTTTCGATCTTGTTGTAGCCACAAGATCACAAAGCCCAAGCTTGAGCTCCTAACTTTCCATTATGATCATGTTCATTATATTCTCCATCTAGTGTTTAATCAGAGAAGAATTTGAGATTAAAGGTCAAAAGAGAAAAATGTCACTTTACCTTAAGTAAGTCACCACTAATGACAATTTCCACAAAGTCTCACCATGACTTGAACCTGTAAAATGTAAAATGTTAGGTAAATGCTAATTGTATTTGAAAGCTTGTTAAAAACGTTTTTGCCCAACGTTCAATGGAAAgtatccattttgacccattacccaCCCATCAGGATGATCCATTTTACCACCTTTCGAGACTACAACAATATAGTTGCATTGTAATATACTTATTTTATGGACGGTTTGAGACACGTTCATAACATTCACCTGGTTGCATCTAGGATTTTGTCGTCTTGTGACTTTCCGTCTAAGATCATCGAACATGCACATGTAACCATATACCAACAATAGTGTTATGTAGTCAAAAACTGCATAAAAACATGACATGTGCAATAAAAAAATGCATCAAAAAACAATATAAAAACATTCATAAACAACTTCATAAAAGCAAATTTATAAACATGTAAAGCCTTCATTAAAACAGATGATCTATAAACGTTGTTGTAAAGTGATAGCTCATCTGATTATATATTGGATACAAAATTTCTTTGTCCAAACACTAAAACCCAAGTATCATATGTAAGTTTCAAAATACAATATGTACCTGGGTTCCTAGTATTTTATCAACACCCCCTCAATTCAATCAGCAGGCATCTCAATTTTACCTCCACATCAGAAAGTAATGGATTGTCATATAACCATGTCGCTATTGATGACGGTCCATTGTTCATGCCCTGAAATGATGTATATGTTTTagatacatataactatattctgACCCCAAAATAATCAATAGAATTCCACAAAATCGAAAAAAATTACTCGAGTTCCATAAATTCAGACAAATACATATCTGAATTCCACAACATAAGCATGAAAAAGGTCAGTTTTGTTAGCAGAATCATGAAATTCAGTAATAAAATGTCAAGAAAAAAATTATCCCAATCGAtgtaaataaaaaaagaaaaaagacgCTAAGAATAACTACATCATCGTCTTCAACGGGAACCAGATAGAAGTTTCTAATTGACATACCTTTATTCAATCGTCTTCATAACAGTTTGAATCGAGCGATTATTCCATCATCTATAACGTTTGTCAATCCCATGACTATGAATGATGCGTCTAAACTACATAAGAACGTCAGTTTAGGGCTAAATTCGAATGATATACCTGAAATTGAAATTAGGGCAAAATTAGCGTCTCAAAATTTTGTAGAATCGCTATAAGGCACCGACGTAGGGAAACTCTTGAAATCAAGAGCAGAAAATTCGACCAAATGGATGAATAATAACCTAGGGTTCTAGAACACCACATCCAAGTAGTCCGATGCGTAAAGGTTC
This genomic window from Rutidosis leptorrhynchoides isolate AG116_Rl617_1_P2 chromosome 2, CSIRO_AGI_Rlap_v1, whole genome shotgun sequence contains:
- the LOC139888908 gene encoding desmethyl-deoxy-podophyllotoxin synthase-like — its product is MAAKMMATRTGQGSSITPPTGEGQSSRGGQPKRGRTSRNIPPPPPDNDDYGETFARITRRSINATWYLDWAPLIEAEYHRGVSFNEQSIWRRIRGPNSSSPFKSSRHRYTEIATPDDKLLHRLIACTFNVRVEGHEKVKSLDLWIMDQIKRGCHTDIPGLIGNYLLGIATDARREKPLLGGHYITRIARGGSGSGANESGLIFLLMDLSFQFALTFTIFMFMLLKLLKRPKVQMGSTRSLPPGPWKLPLIGSIHHLQSSLPHQRFKYLANKYGPLMHLQLGELAVVVVSSPETAKQVMKTHDVNFADRPYLYAYDIICNGATSISFSPHGDNWRRLRKICSQELLSPARVQSFEFAREQEVSKFIKAISEHIGEEINLSEMIFSLTYEITARLAFGKKCKDQEAFIELVKEALVASAGFNISDFYPSYTLLRSLTGLKAQVEKIRGRYDEILGNIIKEHMDKKVNAVEDEDEDEDQDQDQDLVDVLLRFEEHGESEFPLSMADIKAVIVEIFVGGSETSSTMVEWVMAEMMKNPSILVKAQTEIRQLVKRRGSVNGASIQELVFLKMIIKETLRLHPSTPLLLPRESRERCEINGYEIPARTKVLVNAWAIGRDPNWWNEPEKFDPERFLNGSIDFRGHNYEYIPFGAGRRVCPGISFGLANIELQLIKLLHHFDWKLPDGITSENLDMTESFGVTARRKGALNLVPIAYYP